In Anomalospiza imberbis isolate Cuckoo-Finch-1a 21T00152 chromosome 10, ASM3175350v1, whole genome shotgun sequence, the following proteins share a genomic window:
- the EEF1AKMT4 gene encoding EEF1A lysine methyltransferase 4, which translates to MERRRAPAAPPRYGRRRFWDALYRREGAETREWLGGLSRFLPQLEPELRPGDRILVLGCGNSALSHDLHELGYTDVTSIDFSPACIAAMRARYAGCPGLRWAVMDIRALAFPDASFDVVLEKGTLDVLMVEETDPWDVSPQAAAAMRRVLAEVSRVLRPGGCFISITFAQPHFRKPHYAQEAFGWSLRHAACGDGDAGAFHYFLYVMRKGQPLDPRDVALGRRLHQPPPPPAPPPAPAPPDDDEDYLLAIQL; encoded by the exons ATGGAGCGGCGGCgcgcgcccgccgcgcccccccGGTACGGGCGGCGCCGATTCTGGGACGCGCTGTACCGGCGGGAGGGCGCCGAGACCCGCGAGTGGCTGGGGGGGCTCTCCCGGTTTCTCCCGCAGCTGGAGCCCGAGCTGCGCCCCGGTGACCGCATCCTCGTTCTCG GCTGTGGCAACAGCGCCCTGAGCCACGACCTGCACGAGCTGGGCTACACCGACGTCACCAGCATCGACTTCTCGCCCGCCTGCATCGCGGCCATGCGCGCCCGCTACGCCGGCTGCCCCGGCCTGCGCTGGGCCGTCATGGACATCCGTGCCCTCGCCTTCCCCGACGCCTCCTTCGACGTGGTGCTGGAGAAGGGCACCCTCGACGTGCTGATGGTGGAGGAAACCGACCCCTGGGACGTCTCGCCCCAGGCGGCCGCTGCGATGCGCCGGGTGCTGGCAGAG GTGAGCCGGGTGCTGCGCCCAGGGGGCTGCTTCATCTCCATCACCTTCGCCCAGCCCCACTTCCGCAAGCCCCACTATGCCCAGGAGGCCTTCGGCTGGTCCCTGCGCCACGCTGCCTGTGGGGACGGGGACGCCGGTGCCTTCCACTACTTCCTCTACGTCATGCGCAAGGGGCAGCCCCTGGACCCCCGGGACGTGGCCTTGGGGCGCCGGCTGCACcagccccccccgccccccgccccgccgccggcccccgccccgccggacGACGATGAGGACTATCTCCTTGCCATCCAGCTGTGA
- the ALG3 gene encoding dol-P-Man:Man(5)GlcNAc(2)-PP-Dol alpha-1,3-mannosyltransferase, which translates to MAAGRGAAALRRAWRERRAALLEPRYTPLVAACLCLAEGGVNLWVIRRVPYTEIDWKAYMQEVEGFANGTLDYTQLKGDTGPLVYPAGFVYIFLGLYHATGRGSDIRLAQYLFAGLYLLNLLLVFRIYCRTNKVPPYVFFFMCCASYRIHSIFVLRLFNDPVAMAILFLAVNLFLEERWSWGCLLFSLAVSVKMNVLLFAPGLLFLLLQRFGLLGCIPKLCICALLQVLLGLPFLLVNPVGYLTRSFDLGRQFQFKWTVNWRFLPEEVFQNRVFHAALLLAHLAGLGLFALHRWHSSKENILTLLKDPAKRKPASPRLTVNRIVFILFSSNFLGVCCSRSLHYQFYVWYFHTLPYLLWCTPTTKLAHMPKVLLLGVIELCWNTYPSTVCSSLSLHICHGLILLQLWYGTAPTPVSHTPAPSRKPTAMSKKAQ; encoded by the exons atggcggcggggcggggggcggcggcgctgcggcGGGCATGGCGAGAGCGGCGGGCGGCGCTGCTGGAGCCCCGCTACACCCCGCTGGTGGCCGCCTGCCTCTGCCTGGCCGAGGGCGGCGTCAACCTCTGGGTCATCCGCAGGGTCCCCT ACACCGAGATCGACTGGAAGGCCTACATGCAGGAGGTGGAGGGTTTCGCCAACGGCACCCTCGACTACACCCAGCTGAAGGGTGACACCGGGCCACTGGT CTACCCCGCCGGCTTCGTTTACATCTTCCTGGGGCTGTACCATGCCACGGGCCGCGGCTCCGACATCCGCCTGGCACAGTACCTCTTCGCCGGCCTCTACCTCCTCAACCTGCTCCTCGTCTTCCGCATCTACTGCCGAACCAACAAG GTCCCTCCAtatgttttcttcttcatgTGCTGCGCCTCATACCGCATCCACTCCATCTTTGTCCTGCGGCTCTTTAATGACCCTGTGGCCATGGCCATCCTCTTCCTCGCCGTCAACCTCTTCCTGGAGGAGCGCTGGTCCTGGGGCTGCCTCCTCTTCAG CCTGGCAGTGTCCGTGAAGATGAACGTCCTGCTCTTTGCCCCTGgactcctctttctcctcctgcaACGGTTTGGTCTCCTGGGCTGTATCCCCAAGCTCTGCAtctgtgccctgctccag GTGCTTCTGGGCCTGCCCTTCCTGCTGGTGAACCCCGTGGGGTACCTGACCCGCTCCTTTGACCTGGGCCGCCAGTTCCAGTTTAAATGGACAGTGAACTGGCGCTTCCTCCCCGAAGAGGTTTTCCAGAATCGAGTCTTCCATGCCGCTCTGCTCCTGGCTCACTTGGCAGGCCTGGGGCTCTTTGCACTGCACCggtggcacag TTCCAAAGAGAACATCCTGACTCTGCTGAAGGATCCTGCCAAAAGGAAACCTGCATCCCCTCGCTTGACTGTCAACA GGATTGTCTTCATCCTCTTCTCCTCCAACTTCCTGGGTGTCTGCTGCAGCCGCTCCCTGCACTACCAGTTCTACGTCTGGTATTTCCACACACTGCCCTACTTACTCTGGTGCACCCCGACCACCAAGCTCGCCCACATGCCCAA ggtgctgctgctgggtgtgaTCGAGCTCTGCTGGAACACCTACCCCTCCACagtctgcagctccctctccctGCACATCTGCCATGGACTCATCCTGCTCCAACTCTGGTACGGCACAGCCCCCACGCCAGTGTCACACACGCCTGCACCGAGCAGGAAACCCACAGCCATGTCCAAGAAAGCCCAGTGA